GTTACCGGCTCAAGTCGGAGTAGGTTCCCCTTTCGTATATCTCGATGCGGTACCCTCTTCATTATTTTTGACAGCGCTGCTCCGGATGTAAGGAACGGTGCGACGGTTTTTTGACTCTCCCATCAAATCCCCTACCGGGGCAAGCTTCGTGCTGCCCCTTAGCCGCTTACAGAAATTTTTTTTCCCCCCATTTTGCCCCCTGCGACGTTGTTCGGAGCCCACTTAGTAAACCATTGGAATCAGGTTGGTTCTGGTCGGATCTGCCGTGCCCCGGTCAAGCCGTCATCAATGCGTGGGAAGGCCATGGTCGGGCCTCCAGCTCAAAAACGGCACACATGGTGAAATCAGGGTCTCCCTATCGGCCGCAGTACAAAAACCGGCAAGAACGCCGGGACCAAAAACCAGAAGGGGGAAACACCATGTCAACCAGCGATATTTCTTTAACAGCAGGAATGAGGACCAACCTCCTCAATCTCCAACAGACCAGCCAGCTCCTGAACAGGACCCAGCAGAGGCTCTCTTCCGGCAAGCAGGTCAACAGCGCCTTGGACAACCCGACGAACTATTTTGCAGCGCAGAACGCGAACCAGCGCGCCAGCGACCTGTCCGACCGCAAGGACGGCATGTCCGAGGCGGTGCAGACAGTAGGCGCCACCAACGCGGGCATCACGGCCATCACTGGCCTGATCAACGCCGCAAAAGGTATCGCCCAGTCCGCACTCTCCACTAGCGACATCGCGACCAGGTCCAAGCTGGCTACCCAGTACGACACCATCCGGAGCCAGATCGACAACATCTCGTCCGACTCCGGGTACCGTGGTCTGAACCTGCTGAGCTCCACCAACACGCTGACCGTAAACTTCAACGAGGATGCGAGCTCCAGCCTCAACGTCGTCGGCTTCCTGGCAAATGCAACCGGCCTGAGCCTCACCGGCGCCAGCAGCGCATGGGCAACCAACTCGGATATCACTACCGACACGGCCAAGATGGACACCGCGATCTCCACGTTGAGGAGCAACACCCAGACCCTGGCGGCGAACCTGAACATCATCACCACCCGCCAGACCTTTACCGACAACATGATCAGTACGCTGCAAACCGGCGCCGACAACCTGACACTGGCCGATATGAACCAGGAAGGCGCCAACATGCTGATGCTGCAGACTCGCCAGAGCTTGGGTACCACCTCGCTCTCGATGTCTTCGCAGGCAGCACAATCCGTCCTCAAACTCTTCTAAAAACCTCAGCCCGGCCCGGAGGGTTCTCCTCTCCGGGCCGATCCTTACCCCCGCGCGTCCGCACTGGTGACCGGCTGACCGGCATCGGCGTCCACTAGCCCAATCCAATCCGACAAAAAATTGACCACGGCCTTGCCGGGCCAACGCTAACCAGCGTTACAGCTCGAAGCTTGCGTTACTCGCGCTGTTTCAGGTGCAGCGGTAGATTTCTTCCTTGCGGTGAATAGCTCCCTTGGGGGTCAGGACGCTGGAGAAGAGGATGAATTCTTCTGCGGTGAAGGGGGGGAAGCTGAGGGTGCGGTGGGAGGCTTCGAAACGCGCCACCTCGGCGGTGGCGTTTTCCTTGATGCGGGCCAGGGTTATGTGCGGTGAGAACCCGCGCTCCTCGGGGGGGATGCCGGCACCGGTGACGGCGGATTCTATCTGCTGTTGCAGGGCGATCAGCGGCCGGGACTCCTCCATCCCGACCCAGAGCACCCTGGGGTGACCGTGCGGTGGGAAGTGTCCCACTCCGCGCAGGGTGAGCGAAAAAGCGGTGAAGCCTACGGCAGCGAGGTTTTTTTTCAGCGCGGCGCCGGTCTGCGGCATGACGTCCCCCAAAAAGCGAAGGGTCAGATGAACTTGGCCGGGAGGGACCCAGCGCAGGCTGGGAATTTCGACGGTGAACGAGGACAGAGTGGCCTTGATAGCGTCTGGCAATTCGATGGCTACGAACAGTCTAGCCATGGTTTAGCTCCTGTTAGCTCCTGTACCGGTATTGCGTGCGCTTAAAAAAAGAGTTGACTAAGCCAAATTTGAATGTTATACAGTATAGCTTTGGTGATCTGAAAGTAAAGGCACACTCATGCTTGACGCTAGATACTTACGCGAAAACCTGGAGACTGTAGAAGCTCGGTTGAAGACCAGGGGCGAGGGAGTCAATATCGCCCGCTTCAAGGAGCTTGACGGTAGTCGTCGCGAGCTGCTCCAGCAGAGCGAGACGCTGAAAGCGTTGCGCAACAAGGTCACCGAAGAGATCGCCCGCTTGAAGGATAAGAGCCAGGCGGACGACAAGAAAGCGCAGATGCGCGAGGTCTCCCAGCAAATCAAGGGGATCGACGAGCAGCTGAAGGGCGTGGAAGAGGAACTGCAGGCGTTCCTCCTCACCGTACCCAACATCCCGAACGATACCACCCCGGTGGGCAAGTCCGAAGAGGACAACGTCGTGGTGCGCCTGGAAGGCGAGATCCCTTCCTACTCGTTCGAGCCGAAACCGCACTGGGAGATCGGCGAGAACCTGGGTATCCTCGACTTCGAACGTGGCGCCAAGCTTACCGGCGCGCGCTTTACTCTGTACAAGGGGCTCGGCGCGAGGCTGGAAAGGGCGCTGATCAACTTCATGCTCGACCTCCATACCGGTGAGCATAAATATATTGAAATGCTGCCGCCCTTTATGGTAAACAGGGACAGCATGACCGGTACGGGCCAGCTGCCCAAGTTCGAGGAAGATCTCTTCCACCTGGAAGGGGTCGATTTTTTTCTCATCCCGACGGCCGAGGTTCCGGTAACCAACATACATCGCGGCGAGATCCTCAAAGGGTCGGACCTGCCGATTTCGTACTGTGCCTACACCCCCTGCTTCCGCAAGGAGGCCGGTTCTTACGGCAAGGACACGCGCGGCCTGATCAGGCAGCACCAGTTCAACAAGGTCGAGCTGGTCAAGTTCACCACCCCCGAGCAATCCTACCAGGAGCTGCAGAAGCTACTCGGCAACGCCGAAGAGGTGCTGCGCAGGTTGCAGATACCTTACCGGGTCGTTGAGCTTTGCACTGGTGACATAGGTTTTTCGGCCGCCAAGACCTTCGATATCGAGGTCTGGTTGCCGGGTCAGAACTGCTACCGGGAGATTTCCTCCTGCAGCTGTTTTGAAGATTTTCAGGCGCGTCGGGCCGGAATCCGTTTCCGCCCGGACGAGAAGGCAAAGCCGGAATTTGTCCACACGCTGAACGGCTCGGGCCTCGCAGTCGGAAGGACCGTGGTTGCCGTGCTGGAGAACTACCAGCAGGCGGACGGTTCGGTGCTGATCCCCGAGGTGCTCAGGCCCTACATGGGCGGAGCCGAGCGTATCAGCTAGGCTTTGGAGGAATGGCCGAGTGGTTGAAGGCGGCGGTCTTGAAAACCGTTGAACGAAAGTTCCGTGGGTTCGAATCCTACTTCCTCCGCCATTGATTTAGCGCAGTACCAATAGCAGTAGAGGTTGAAACGGAGAGCTGGCCGAGTAGGTCGAAGGCGCACGCCTGCTAAGCGTGTATACTGGGAAACCGGTATCGAGGGTTCGAATCCCTCGCTCTCCGCCACTTTTTTGCAGTACGCAGTAAGGGGTTCTTGCAGCGCCGGAGGTTGTGGTGAAGCGGTTGATGAAACTGACAGTTTTGTCTCTCATCGCCATAGGGTTCGCAGCAGGGTGCAACGGGAAGGAAAAAACAGAGCAGGCGGCAGCCCAACCGAGGGTGGCCAAGGCTCTCTCCACGGTAGTGGTACCGGACCAGGTAAAAGGCAAGTGGAAGGCGGTTCAGATTGAGGTCGCCGACAAGAATGCCCACCTGAAGAAGGTGTACACCTTGGACATAGGTTCCGATTTCAAGCTTCCCGGATCGGACCTGACACTCAAGGTGGAAACGTTTCTACCGCATTTCGTGATGGAAGGCACCACTCTTACTTCCCAGTCCAACGACTTGGTCAATCCCGCCGCACAGCTGGTGATCCGGGAGCAGGGGAAGGAGATTTACAAGGGGTGGTTGTTTTCGCTCTACCCGACCACTCATGCGTTTCAGCATCCGCAGTACGGTTTCACACTGGTCGACTACAAGGCCAGTTGATATAGCAAGCGCTCGTAGCTCAGCTGGATAGAGCAACGGACTACGAATCCGTAGGTCGGGAGTTCGAATCTCTCCGAGCGCGCCATTAACGCAGCACCGCAGTTTGCGCCCGTAGCTCAGCTGGATAGAGCACAAGACTACGAATCTTGGGGCCAGGAGTTCGAATCTCTTCGGGCGCGCCATCATGAAAAAGACCGAGGCTTTCAGCCTCGGTCTTTTTTTGTGCCTTGTGGACGCTTAGTCAACCTATCTTCTGATCTTACTCATACCTTGGGAACGACCCCCACGCTCTTACTGCAGCTCTTTCGCCACGGCCGCGTCGTTGACCAGCAACTCGAGTTTCTTCTTGTAAGCCGCCGGAACGGCTTCCTTGGCGTGCGCGGGCGGATTGAGGAAGCTACCGCCGAGATCGTCTTCGCCTTTCAGATGCTTCTCAGCGAGCACCGCACCTTGCCGGTCCATCTCGGTGAGTTGGACATCGTAGTCGAGACCGGTGTTGGTGTAGGTACTTGACATCCACTCACGAATGACAAGTAACATGAGCCGGTCGGCATTGGCGCCCTGCAGTTTGCTCTTAACCTGCGCATCAGCCTCGTTCGGCGCAACTGTTACCGGGGTGCACGAGAACCCTTTCTTCTTCAGGGAACCGCAGAGCACCAGGGACATGTCCTCCGCCAGGGGCTTGCCGCTTTCCGTGGTCACGTTGAAGGGGTTCCCGAATCCGCCTCGCAGGTTGCCGACGTAGTTGGGTTCTTTCTCCGCGGAGACAACGTAGGGGCGCCTGTCGACAGCCGCGACGGCAATCGACTTGCTCCCGGAGGCATTCACCTGGAGGGTCGTGTCGTGGTAACGGTAGCTCTGCCCGACGGCGCAGCCACTCAATGCGATCGACAGAGCAAGCAACGAAAGTTTGCTCAGCATCTTGTTGGTCATGTTTCTCTCCTAGTCTGGGCTCCCGGGAAGTTGCCGGTGAGGGCGGAGCCATGCCCGCAACCGACCGGCGGGCATGGCCCGCGCTGCCAAAGATTACTTGTGGTGCTTCAATAGCGCCACGATCTTGTCAAACTGGTACTCCTCGGCGTAGTCAATCGCTTTCTTGCCCCTTCTGTCCACCACCGACTGATCCGCATTCTTGGCCAGCAGCGCCTTTACCGCGTCAGTACGGCCATAGGCAGCTGCCAGTATCAGGGGTGTGGTTCCTGGCAGGTAATTGCCGTAGGTCTCGGTGGTCTTGACGTTGGGATCGGCGCCGTTGGCAAGCAGCCATTCGGTGACGGGGAAATTGCCATAGTAGACCGCCCACAAAAGCGGGGTCCATCCCCACTTGTCGATGGCGTTGACATCCTGCCCTTTGCGTGCGAACTCCTTCACTGCCGGCAGGTCACCGTCGACTGCCGCGCGGGACATGCCTCCTCCGGCGCACCCGAACTGGAACAGCGCTACCAT
This window of the Geomonas agri genome carries:
- the thpR gene encoding RNA 2',3'-cyclic phosphodiesterase translates to MARLFVAIELPDAIKATLSSFTVEIPSLRWVPPGQVHLTLRFLGDVMPQTGAALKKNLAAVGFTAFSLTLRGVGHFPPHGHPRVLWVGMEESRPLIALQQQIESAVTGAGIPPEERGFSPHITLARIKENATAEVARFEASHRTLSFPPFTAEEFILFSSVLTPKGAIHRKEEIYRCT
- a CDS encoding DUF2155 domain-containing protein, giving the protein MKRLMKLTVLSLIAIGFAAGCNGKEKTEQAAAQPRVAKALSTVVVPDQVKGKWKAVQIEVADKNAHLKKVYTLDIGSDFKLPGSDLTLKVETFLPHFVMEGTTLTSQSNDLVNPAAQLVIREQGKEIYKGWLFSLYPTTHAFQHPQYGFTLVDYKAS
- a CDS encoding ankyrin repeat domain-containing protein yields the protein MKRLVISAFLIMVALFQFGCAGGGMSRAAVDGDLPAVKEFARKGQDVNAIDKWGWTPLLWAVYYGNFPVTEWLLANGADPNVKTTETYGNYLPGTTPLILAAAYGRTDAVKALLAKNADQSVVDRRGKKAIDYAEEYQFDKIVALLKHHK
- a CDS encoding flagellin N-terminal helical domain-containing protein, producing the protein MSTSDISLTAGMRTNLLNLQQTSQLLNRTQQRLSSGKQVNSALDNPTNYFAAQNANQRASDLSDRKDGMSEAVQTVGATNAGITAITGLINAAKGIAQSALSTSDIATRSKLATQYDTIRSQIDNISSDSGYRGLNLLSSTNTLTVNFNEDASSSLNVVGFLANATGLSLTGASSAWATNSDITTDTAKMDTAISTLRSNTQTLAANLNIITTRQTFTDNMISTLQTGADNLTLADMNQEGANMLMLQTRQSLGTTSLSMSSQAAQSVLKLF
- the serS gene encoding serine--tRNA ligase, with product MLDARYLRENLETVEARLKTRGEGVNIARFKELDGSRRELLQQSETLKALRNKVTEEIARLKDKSQADDKKAQMREVSQQIKGIDEQLKGVEEELQAFLLTVPNIPNDTTPVGKSEEDNVVVRLEGEIPSYSFEPKPHWEIGENLGILDFERGAKLTGARFTLYKGLGARLERALINFMLDLHTGEHKYIEMLPPFMVNRDSMTGTGQLPKFEEDLFHLEGVDFFLIPTAEVPVTNIHRGEILKGSDLPISYCAYTPCFRKEAGSYGKDTRGLIRQHQFNKVELVKFTTPEQSYQELQKLLGNAEEVLRRLQIPYRVVELCTGDIGFSAAKTFDIEVWLPGQNCYREISSCSCFEDFQARRAGIRFRPDEKAKPEFVHTLNGSGLAVGRTVVAVLENYQQADGSVLIPEVLRPYMGGAERIS